A stretch of Oxyura jamaicensis isolate SHBP4307 breed ruddy duck chromosome 27, BPBGC_Ojam_1.0, whole genome shotgun sequence DNA encodes these proteins:
- the EFCAB3 gene encoding EF-hand calcium-binding domain-containing protein 3 produces MILGKQVYVEELKSHLAPAEAPSDQHHQEALEDAAADGDTVDSQDTGSSEDTVEVSLASEELQEVPRHTTEDTDTVDNFGSDLATVEISPGEIPPNPEELQEVLGPAAVDGDEGSTPDLVSTPNTTAREVPVGSQETQEASGHVEADGKANLSDSMKAMRMVQQPPLGEEAKVDVSGEGSILATPSIHSAPKELKKAQVDEKVAPGRAPKTRIKLKLLPKKGVRKPLTRETSSELPQIPQTRTECEAVRNMTKKQWKAFSDAFNFFPKDTDGNINLYSLEVTAQQLGISLAGQEAYKKLVCAGADRDKAMNFSEFLTTVTDKNCFIQTVCPEKSDSGSFDYVDARGILLCKVLLKMVELAALPRKTLLQIASYYQQKFRDYTGHKAWMDADFLMSYRKNNNKTRKDLVYPMTSFVSAARISTMKEREAAAYMERLKASVPRSSSPYAQVPIFPLILNEDTKTLVKPKKDMQKLLRRRKKEPVASTESCSIRKRNHGQELGPLLLPSPPCSQEAQVAQQYQHSLALRHRASLLKLWRKVGGAEIGRQAGSKRFHHIFSTYSWSWNACQELVTADELQALDRLNRRHRRATRQATTTKWTFLDPTRTR; encoded by the exons ATGATTTTAGGGAAGCAGGTCTATGTCGAAGAGCTGAAGTCTCACCTCGCCCCAGCAGAAGCCCCCTCAGACCAGCATCACCAGGAGGCACTGGAGGATGCGGCTGCGGATG GGGACACAGTCGACAGCCAGGACACAGGCTCCAGCGAAGACACCGTGGAGGTCTCCTTAGCCagcgaggagctgcaggaggtccCGAGACACACCACGG AGGACACAGACACTGTGGATAATTTTGGCTCTGACCTAGCCACAGTGGAGATCTCCCCGGGGGAGATCCCCCCAAacccagaggagctgcaggaggtgctgggtcCCGCTGCTGTGGATG GGGATGAGGGCAGCACCCCGGACCTGGTCTCCACCCCGAACACCACAGCCAGAGAAGTCCCCGTGGGCAGCCAGGAGACGCAGGAAGCCTCGGGACATGTGGAAG CTGATGGGAAGGCAAATTTGAGCGATTCCATGAAGGCGATGAGGATGGTCCAGCAACCACCCCTGGGGGAAG AGGCCAAAGTTGATGTCAGTGGTGAGGGCTCCATCCTGGCTACCCCAAGCATCCACTCAGCCCCAAAGGAGCTGAAAAAGGCACAAGTGGACG AAAAAGTTGCTCCTGGCCGTGCTCCCAAAACCCGTATAAAACTGAAGCTCCTGCCAAAGAAGGGGGTTCGAAAACCCCTCACAAGGGAGACAAGCAG TGAACTCCCGCAGATCCCTCAGACGAGAACTGAGTGTGAAGCTGTGAGGAACATGACAAAGAAGCAATGGAAAG cgtTCTCCGATGCTTTCAACTTCTTCCCCAAAGACACGGATGGCAATATTAACCTCTACAGCCTGGAGGTGactgctcagcagctggggaTTAGCTTGGCCGGCCAGGAGGCATATAAGAAGCTGGTGTGTGCTGGAGCTGACA GAGACAAAGCGATGAATTTCTCAGAGTTTCTGACCACCGTTACTGACAAGAACTGCTTTATCCAGACTGTAT GCCCTGAGAAAAGTGATTCAGGCAGCTTTGATTACGTCGATGCCAGAGGAATCCTCCTCTGCAAGGTCTTGCTGAAGATGGTGGAGTTGGCAGCTCTGCCCCGGAAAACTCTTCTTCAGATTGCCAG TTACTACCAGCAGAAGTTTAGGGACTACACTGGCCACAAAGCCTGGATGGATGCTGATTTCCTCATGAGTTacagaaagaacaacaacaaaactaggAAAGACCTGGTTTATCCTATGACTTCCTTTGTAAGCGCTGCCCGCATCTCAACGATGAAGGAAAGAGAGGCAGCAGCTTACATGGAACGACTCAAAG CATCCGTGCCCCGTTCAAGCAGCCCGTATGCTCAGGTACCGATCTTCCCTCTAATTTTGAATGAAGACACAAAGACACTCGTGAAGCCAAAAAAAGACATGCAGAAGCTGTTGAGGCGGAGAAAGAAAGAGCCAGTAGCTTCAACAGAGAGCTGCTCCATCCGTAAGAGAAACCACGGGCAGGAG CTTGGACcccttcttctcccttctcctccctgctcccaggaggCGCAGGTGGCCCAGCAGTaccagcacagcctggccctCCGCCATCGCGCCAGCCTGCTCAAGCTGTGGCGGAAGGTCGGCGGGGCAGAGATCGGCCGCCAGGCGGGCAGCAAGCGCTTCCACCACATCTTCTCCACCTACTCCTGGTCGTGGAACGCGTGCCAGGAGCTGGTGACCGCCGACGAGCTGCAGGCGCTGGACCGCCTGAACCGCCGCCATCGCCGGGCCACCAGGCAGGCGACCACCACGAAATGGACGTTCCTGGACCCCACCAGAACCCGCTGA